A portion of the Hoplias malabaricus isolate fHopMal1 chromosome 1, fHopMal1.hap1, whole genome shotgun sequence genome contains these proteins:
- the fosaa gene encoding protein c-Fos translates to MFLSKVNGVDSVAPCSSASLDGGDTLAGFPPIETTQGAVAEPEVPVTPFVPTVTAISTTPDLQWMVQPTIVTSVSPSPGRAAANEAQSSLKTHGAKGKNASRKGKVEQLTPEEEEKKRIRRERNKMAAAKCRNRRRELTDTLQAETDKLEEDKAALQAEIANLLKEKERLEYVLATHKPLCQLPEELDSIFPESPQPLPPSDSPSKLPEDGAPDAPSLQDLETPSVPSSAISGNSNILLCSSAEVSLCDLEPSLDVKEELLENILGTVDEDRLSMETARSVPDIDLTGSLGFTDWETLYKSVANDLEPLSTPVVSTSTPTCSNYLSVFTFACPELDSLAEELDGCKGGASKSDSNVDILNSPTLLAL, encoded by the exons GGGGCTGTGGCTGAGCCTGAGGTGCCTGTCACTCCATTTGTTCCTACGGTGACAGCGATCTCTACCACCCCAGACCTGCAGTGGATGGTGCAGCCCACCATCGTCACGTCCGTCTCGCCGTCTCCGGGCAGAGCTGCAGCCAATGAGGCACAGAGCTCCCTCAAAACACATGGGGCCAAGGGGAAAAACGCCTCCAGAAAGGGGAAAGTCGAGCAG CTCACAccagaagaggaggagaagaagcgAATACGGAGGGAGAGGAATAAGATGGCTGCTGCCAAGTGCCGCAACAGACGGCGAGAGCTGACAGACACCTTGCAGGCT GAAACCGACAAGCTGGAGGAAGACAAAGCAGCCCTGCAGGCCGAAATAGCAAACCTCCTAAAGGAAAAGGAGAGACTTGAATATGTTCTCGCCACACATAAGCCTTTATGCCAGCTTCCCGAAGAGCTAGACAGCATTTTCCCTGAGTCGCCACAGCCACTTCCTCCTTCAGATTCACCCAGCAAACTCCCTGAGGATGGGGCACCGGATGCACCTTCCCTACAAGACTTGGAAACTCCTTCCGTCCCATCCTCAGCTATCTCAGGGAACTCCAACATCTTGCTGTGCTCCAGTGCAGAGGTCAGTCTGTGTGACCTTGAACCCTCGCTGGACGTCAAGGAAGAGCTCCTGGAAAACATCCTCGGTACAGTGGACGAGGACAGACTCTCTATGGAAACAGCCCGTTCTGTCCCAGACATTGACCTCACCGGTTCCCTGGGTTTCACAGACTGGGAAACCCTCTACAAGTCTGTGGCCAATGATCTGGAACCCTTAAGCACCCCTGTGGTCAGCACCTCCACCCCCACCTGCAGCAATTACCTGTCCGTTTTCACCTTTGCCTGCCCAGAGCTGGACTCTCTTGCTGAGGAACTGGATGGCTGCAAAGGAGGGGCATCCAAGTCTGATTCCAATGTAGATATCCTTAACTCGCCCACACTGCTGGCCTTATAA